Proteins encoded within one genomic window of Bombina bombina isolate aBomBom1 chromosome 1, aBomBom1.pri, whole genome shotgun sequence:
- the LOC128638590 gene encoding gamma-crystallin 1-like, translated as SLQIIFYEDKNFQGRSYECSSDCSDLTSYFSRCNSIRVENGNWILYEQPNYRGHQYYLRRGEYPDFQKWMGYNDSIRSCRLTPQHRGPFRIRIYEREDFRGQMMEFTEDCPHVYEQFHYNDIHSCNVFDGHWMFYEEPNYRGRQYYLRPGEYKRYNDWGAINSRIGSFRQVMY; from the exons TCTCTGCAGATCATCTTCTATGAAGACAAGAACTTTCAGGGCCGCTCCTATGAGTGCAGCTCGGATTGTTCAGACCTGACCTCATATTTCAGCCGCTGCAATTCCATTCGTGTAGAAAATGGCAACTGGATTCTTTATGAACAGCCAAATTATAGGGGACACCAGTACTATCTTAGGAGAGGGGAATATCCTGATTTCCAGAAATGGATGGGTTACAATGACTCCATCAGATCCTGCCGTCTAACTCCACAA catcGTGGTCCTTTTAGAATTAGAATCTATGAGAGAGAAGACTTCAGAGGTCAGATGATGGAGTTCACCGAAGATTGTCCTCATGTCTATGAACAATTCCATTATAATGACATCCACTCCTGCAATGTGTTTGATGGTCACTGGATGTTCTATGAGGAACCCAACTACAGGGGGCGCCAGTACTACCTGAGACCTGGAGAATACAAGAGATACAATGACTGGGGAGCCATTAACTCCAGAATTGGCTCTTTTAGACAAGTCATGTATTAa